In a genomic window of Diabrotica undecimpunctata isolate CICGRU chromosome 2, icDiaUnde3, whole genome shotgun sequence:
- the LOC140435048 gene encoding uncharacterized protein, whose translation MPYFYWYFRPWAILLSLIGTFPLTNIFKSDPTMLRFRFFSLSHLYSILLFVSFNSVHIKYGILVFHANSATQRCFQLVVFLTSIRAFFALLTFFKTSQKSPTLIKLLHSYDQQKQDFVIDKDERKIKRVFVWTVFPILISICFFNNFALHTSRIAQDVLPADIQNSSAGKAAVTSLALLSMWYIFPNFLYIYLCSRIAYNFSQLNQSLKIKVFSEDYRLQEKICADYEVIERYRYLHNMLSECVHSLGYIYGYFLAGEMAAVIAVIVINFAVAIIVEYNGVNLIINCCQSVLLMLIVISTTHKLKEEVGEIIFLYNTFNQLISLND comes from the coding sequence ATGCCTTATTTTTATTGGTATTTTCGACCATGGGCAATCCTACTAAGTCTAATTGGAACCTTTCCTTTGACAAACATCTTCAAATCTGATCCAACGATGTTAAGGTTCCGATTCTTCAGTTTATCGCATTTATATTCTATTTTACTATTCGTAAGCTTCAATTCTGTTCATATTAAATACGGTATACTCGTTTTCCACGCAAATTCGGCAACCCAAAGATGTTTCCAGTTGGTTGTGTTTTTAACCTCGATAAGAGCTTTTTTTGCCcttcttacattttttaaaacatcacaaAAATCTCcaactttaataaaattgttgcaTTCTTATGATCAGCAGAAACAGGATTTTGTGATAGACAAAGACGAACGCAAGATAAAAAGAGTTTTTGTTTGGACGGTTTTTCCAATCCTTAtatccatttgtttttttaataattttgctcTTCATACCTCTAGAATTGCCCAAGATGTTTTACCAGCAGATATACAGAATTCATCAGCTGGAAAAGCAGCAGTGACTTCTTTAGCTCTTCTATCTATGTGGTACATTTTCCCGAATTTTCTCTATATTTACCTTTGCAGTAGGATAGCGTACAACTTCTCACAACTGAATCAGTCTCTTAAGATTAAAGTTTTCTCGGAAGACTACAGACTTCAAGAAAAAATATGTGCAGATTATGAGGTTATAGAAAGATATCGTTATTTACATAACATGCTTTCTGAATGTGTACATTCGCTCGGATACATTTATGGTTATTTTCTGGCGGGAGAAATGGCTGCTGTGATAGCTGTAATTGTTATTAACTTTGCTGTGGCTATTATAGTAGAGTATAATGgtgttaatttaataataaattgttgtCAGTCTGTATTGCTTATGCTAATAGTGATATCGACAACACACAAACTGAAGGAAGAGGTaggtgaaataatttttttatacaatacattcaaccaacttatatctctaaacgattaa